The following proteins come from a genomic window of Megalobrama amblycephala isolate DHTTF-2021 linkage group LG1, ASM1881202v1, whole genome shotgun sequence:
- the LOC125271045 gene encoding uncharacterized protein LOC125271045, producing the protein MKSLQSIFLLLVVLCFCNLVASADVSKYKGDNYTITCPAPKTEALGVYLYSRRSVKREVFYYYFKPDKLTLHKDYEDHVKVKNDKKTLTIDIFNLRPEDSGAYWCTCVLLSGVCTMEESGVFLLVQDPPEIISASSKSPTKSNGMNDLLIPVTALTAGSVLLLLLLVLGVWLVPKMKKVFRSKREEEKRSANGVYEVMTIPRKT; encoded by the exons ATGAAGTCTCTGCAAAGCATCTTCTTGTTGTTGGTGGTTCTTTGTTTCTGCAACCTTGTTGCAAGTGCAG ATGTGAGCAAATATAAAGGTGACAATTACACCATTACATGTCCTGCACCTAAAACAGAAGCGCTGGGTGTGTATCTGTACAGCCGACGTTCGGTCAAGCGTGAAGTCTTCTACTATTATTTCAAACCGGACAAATTAACTCTGCATAAGGACTACGAAGATCATGTTAAAGTCAAAAATGACAAGAAGACTCTAACTATAGACATCTTTAATCTACGACCTGAAGACTCTGGGGCTTACTGGTGCACCTGTGTTCTTCTCTCTGGTGTATGTACAATGGAAGAGTCAGGAGTTTTTCTTTTGGTTCAAG ATCCGCCAGAGATCATTTCGGCCTCTTCCAAAAGTCCTACAAAGTCCAATGGCATGAATGACTTACTGATACCAGTGACGGCTTTGACAGCTGGCAGTGTGCTCCTACTGTTACTCCTTGTGCTAGGAGTGTGGCTGGTGCCCAAG ATGAAGAAAGTGTTTAGAAGTaagagagaagaagagaaaAGGTCTGCCAATGGAGTGTACGAGGTGATGACCATTCCCCGAAAGACATGA
- the LOC125268346 gene encoding nicotinamide riboside kinase 1-like, translating into MEKVCKLRKVIIGIGGRTTGGKTTLSKSLQELLCNSCVISQDSFFKDDSVVPTDINGFKQYDTQSINDLPVLHSVHVTASLGLLHTVTPTDVGKSVKLDSSRFVWSDRALTAAVMSRAYTSMRARHHCRNSLFNKKYFLQIPYETCKERRSSRVYVPPDPPGYFDGYVWPMYLKNRKATEEAVNDIVFLDGTQKRETLLSTVLADIQEMLMVTQRLVITSRGPTS; encoded by the exons ATgg AAAAAGTCTGTAAACTGAGAAAAGTAATAATAGGAATTGGTGG GAGGACAACCGGAGGAAAGACCACTCTGAGTAAAAGCCTTCAGGAGCTTCTGTGTAATAGCTGTGTTATTTCTCAAGACAGCTTTTTCAAG GATGACTCAGTGGTCCCTACTGATATCAATGGCTTTAAGCAGTATGACA CCCAATCCATCAATGATCTACCCGTGCTTCACTCTGTGCACGTAACAGCCTCTTTGGGGCTTCTCCACACCGTAACTCCCACGGATGTGGGAAAGTCAGTGAAGCTGGACTCAtca cgattcgtttggtctgatcgtgctctgacagcggcagtgatgtctcgcgcatatacttcaatgagagcgagacatcactgccgtaaTAGCTTGTTCAACAAGAAGTACTTCCTGCAGATCCCTTATGAGACATGCAAAGAGAGAAGAAG CTCAAGAGTCTATGTGCCTCCAGATCCACCAGGCTACTTTGATGGGTATGTTTGGCCCATGTACCTGAAAAACAGAAAAGCGACAGAAGAAGCTGTAAATGACATAG TGTTTCTGGATGGCACACAGAAGAGAGAGACGTTGCTCTCAACAGTTCTTGCAGACATTCAGGAAATGCTTATGGTTACACAGAGATTAGTTATTAC ATCGCGAGGACCAACAAgctga